A section of the Acomys russatus chromosome 10, mAcoRus1.1, whole genome shotgun sequence genome encodes:
- the Tas2r38 gene encoding taste receptor type 2 member 38 → MLTLTPVLTVSYEAKISFLFLSVVEFAVGILANAFIVLVNFWDLVKKQPLNNCDTVLLCLSTTRLFLQGLLLLDAVQLTCFQQMKEPLSYNYQAILTLWMIANQVSLWLAACLSLLYCSKIVRFSHAFSLHLASWVSRSFLQMLLVALLFSCICTALCLWDFFSRPYPMLTSLLPMNNTEFNVQIAKLQFFYSFIFCNVGSIPPSLAFLVSSAVLFLSLGSHMRAMKSQTRDSRDPSREAHVRAIIFLVSFLCFYVVSLCAALASVPSLVLWHSKWGVMVSIGMMAACPSGHAAILISGNAKLRRAMGTMLVCFQGSRKVRRVHRKLHRTP, encoded by the coding sequence ATGTTGACTCTGACTCCGGTCTTAACTGTGTCCTATGAAGCCAAGatttcatttctgttcctttcGGTCGTGGAGTTTGCAGTGGGCATCCTGGCCAATGCATTCATTGTCTTGGTGAACTTTTGGGACCTGGTGAAAAAGCAGCCACTGAACAACTGTGACACTGTGCTGCTGTGTCTCAGCACCACACGGCTTTTCCTGCAGGGCCTTCTGCTTCTGGATGCTGTTCAACTCACTTGCTTCCAGCAGATGAAAGAGCCACTGAGCTACAACTACCAAGCCATCCTTACCCTTTGGATGATCGCAAACCAAGTGAGCCTCTGGCTTGccgcctgcctcagtctcctctaCTGTTCCAAGATTGTCCGTTTCTCTCACGCCTTCTCACTCCACTTAGCAAGCTGGGTCTCCAGGAGTTTCCTCCAGATGCTTCTAGTGGCTCTTCTTTTCTCCTGCATCTGCACCGCCCTCTGTTTGTGGGACTTTTTTAGCAGACCTTACCCCATGCTCACATCCCTGTTACCCATGAACAACACAGAATTCAATGTGCAAATTGCAAAACTCcaattcttttattcatttatcttctGCAATGTGGGGTCGATACCCCCTTCTCTGGCGTTCCTGGTGTCCTCTGCagtgctgtttctctctctgggaAGTCACATGAGGGCTATGAAGTCGCAAACCAGAGACTCCCGGGACCCCAGCCGTGAGGCCCATGTCAGAGCCATCATATTTCtggtctccttcctctgtttctatgTGGTGTCACTCTGTGCTGCCTTAGCCTCAGTGCCCTCATTGGTGCTGTGGCACAGTAAGTGGGGAGTGATGGTTTCTATAGGGATGATGGCGGCTTGCCCTTCTGGACATGCAGCCATCCTGATATCAGGCAATGCCAAGCTGAGGAGGGCCATGGGGACTATGCTAGTCTGCTTTCAAGGCAGCCGAAAGGTGAGAAGAGTCCACAGGAAACTTCACAGGACACCTTGA